A genomic region of Passer domesticus isolate bPasDom1 chromosome 37, bPasDom1.hap1, whole genome shotgun sequence contains the following coding sequences:
- the ZNRD2 gene encoding protein ZNRD2 has translation MALNGGTDEAEARRERLDRASRAMGALLLRGYRMLGSSCPECGTILLQDKEQRLLCVSCQDPEAPPAPPRPEPCEGAAPAVPAAPGAAPGAEPGRDGGAAAAVAAARAAVLHKLLWAARELPRSGCAEGSARLCRLVRDCALALRELRELQSPGGIGGTAPGHPDSPGTP, from the exons ATGGCGCTGAACGGCG GCACGGACGAGGCCGAggcgcggcgggagcggctggACCGGGCGAGCCGGGCCATGGgggcgctgctgctgcggggGTACCGAATGCTGGGGAGCTCCTGCCCGGAGTGCGGG ACGAttctgctgcaggacaaggagCAGCGGCTGCTCTGCGTGAGCTGCCAGGACCCCGAGG cgccccccgcccctccccgccccgAGCCCTGCGAGGGCGCGGCCCCCGCggtccccgccgcccccggggccgctccgggCGCGGAGCCCGGCCGGgacggcggcgcggcggcggcggtggcggcggcgcgggcggccGTGCTGCACAAGCTGCTCTGGGCCGCGCGGGAGCTGCCGCGCAGCGGCTGCGCCGAGGGCAGCGCCCGCCTCTGCCGCCTGGTGCGGGACTGCGCGCTGGCCCTGCGCGAGCTGCGAGAGCTCCAGAGCCCCGGGGGGATCGGCGGGACCGCCCCGGGGCACCCCGACAGCCCCGGGACACCGTGa
- the SCYL1 gene encoding N-terminal kinase-like protein produces the protein MWLFSRDPVRDFPFELGPPDADPDAEPPPDPAAPAPLWRLLRGRRKADGAPVSVFAHSLGPGGDPGATALARAGLKRLRSLRHPNVLGYLDSLETEQCLYLVTEAVTPLRRHLRLHPPSGDSGEQEVAWGLQRLLTALAFLGASGLVHHALGLDAVFVDPGGEWKLGGLERVAATSEGTPTRPPGDPPRPQDPPELSDPSRGQGDPWAGDMWRLGCLIWEVFNGPLPRPGALRSFGKLPPGLIPPFSELVAADPGARPGPGPLLERLQRPGAFLACALVRTGLFLEHFQVRDPSERRTFLQELPPLLESLPGPFRRHKLLPRLLEALELGSADASALPPLLQVAKVLDPPEYQERIVPVLVRLFSSPERGLRLRLLQLLEEFIEFLPEATVDSQIFPHVAHGFLDSNPAIREQTVKSMVLLAPKLGEGRRGGELPRLLLRVQGGDALGPLRCNATLCLGRLAPHLPAQTRRRVLAPALARATRDPFPPARAAAVAAFAATHGCYSPPEVATRVLPPLCALTVDPPPRRPAFRAIRSFLEQLEAAAEAGGVQEGASPPQTPPPQPPCRGGGAGGLGAAVSWAVTGVTSLTARLMGGEGGGDPRTAPPPRRDPPPQTPVESPAAPPKEPPSQETPPEEPPLEDTDGWDDDWGSLEDMELPRSPPASSPEELGTPPQPPGPTPTEPPPSAPPPAGGGDEGEGGWGVGGEWGTEDAWEALPSQHGPPPGRRQREQQRRRELEAKRRAAPRGPAKLGARKLD, from the exons ATGTGGCTCTTCTCCCGGGACCCGGTGCGGGATTTCCCCTTCGAGCTGGGCCCGCCCGACGCCGATCCCGACGCGGAGCCGCCCCCGGaccccgcggccccggccccgctctgGCGGCTGCTGCGGGGGCGCCGCAAG gccgATGGCGCTCCGGTGTCGGTGTTCGCGCACAGCCTGGGCCCGGGCGGTGACCCCGGTGCCACCGCGCTGGCCCGGGCGGGGCTGAAGCGGCTCCGCAGCCTCCGGCACCCCAACGTCCTGGGCTACCTGGACAGCCTGGAG ACGGAGCAGTGCCTGTACCTGGTGACAGAGGCCGTGACCCCCCTGCGGCGGCACCTGCGGCTGCACCCCCCGAGCGGGGACTCGGGCGAGCAGGAGgtggcctgggggctgcagcgGCTGCTG ACGGCACTGGCGTTCCTGGGGGCCTCGGGGCTCGTCCACCACGCGCTGGGACTCGACGCCGTCTTCGTGGACCCCGGGGGCGAGTGGAAGCTGGGGGGGCTCGAGAGGGTGGCGGCCACCAGCGAGGGGACCCCCACCCGCCCCCCCGGTGACCCCCCCCGGCCCCAGGACCCCCCCGAGCTCAGCGACCCCTCCCGAGGCCAGGGAGACCCCTG ggcaggggacatGTGGCGCCTGGGCTGCCTCATCTGGGAGGTCTTCAATGGACCCCTCCCCCGGCCGGGGGCGCTGCGCAGCTTCGGCAAG ctgCCCCCCGGGCTCATCCCGCCCTTCTCGGAGCTGGTGGCTGCGGATCCgggggcccggccgggcccggggccgcTCCTGGAGCGGCTGCAGCGCCCGGGAGCCTTCCTGGCCTGTGCCCTGGTGCGCACCGGGCTCTTCCTCGAGCACTTCCAG GTCCGGGACCCCTCGGAGCGCCGGAcgttcctgcaggagctgccccctcTCCTGGAGTCCCTCCCGGGGCCCTTCCGGAGGCACAAGCTGCTCCCGAGGCTGCTCgaggccctggagctgggcagcGCTGATGCCAGCGCCCTGCCCCCGCTGCTGCAG GTGGCGAAGGTCCTGGACCCCCCCGAGTACCAGGAGCGAATCGTCCCCGTCCTCGTGCGGCTCTTCTCGTCCCCCGAGCGGGGCCTGCGCCTGCgcctgctgcagctg CTCGAGGAGTTCATTGAGTTCCTGCCTGAGGCCACGGTggattcccaaattttcccccacgTCGCCCACGGGTTCCTGGACTCCAACCCGGCCATCCGCGAGCAGACGGTCAAG TCCATGGTGCTGCTGGCGCCCAAGCTGGGGGAGGGGCGCAGGGGGGGGGAGCTGCcccggctgctgctgcgggTGCAGGGGGGGGACGCGCTGGGACCCCTGCGCTGCAACGCCACGCTGTGCCTGGGGCGCCTGGCCCCCCACCTGCCCGCCCAG ACCCGCCGGCGGGTGCTGGCCCCCGCCCTGGCCAGGGCCACCCGGGACCCCTTTCCCCCGGCCCGGGCCGCGGCCGTCGCCGCCTTCGCGGCCACCCACGGCTGCTACTCGCCCCCCGAGGTGGCAACCAGGGTGCTGCCCCCCCTGTGCGCCCTCACCGTGGACCCCCCACCCCGGCGTCCG GCGTTCCGGGCCATCCGCAGcttcctggagcagctggaggcgGCGGCCGAGGCTGGGGGGGTCCAGGAGGGGG cctcccccccgcAGACACCCCCACCTCAGCCGCCATGCcggggggggggcgcgggggggctgggggcggccgtGTCCTGGGCTGTCACCGGCGTCACCTCCCTGACGGCGCGGCTGATGGGGGGCGAGGGGGGGGGCGACCCCCGCACAGCCCCCCCCCCACGCAGGGACCCCCCCCCGCAGACCCCGGTCGAgagccccgccgcccccccgaAAG agccccccagccaGGAGACCCCCCCCGAGGAGCCCCCCCTGGAAGACACCGATGGCTGGGACGACGACTGGGGGAGTCTGGAG GACATGGAGCTGCCCCGGAGCCCCCCCGCCAGCAGCCCGGAGGAATTGGGGacccccccgcagccccccggccCCACCCCCACAGAGCCCCCCCCCAGCGCCCCTCCCCCAGCCGGGGGGGGTGACGAGGGCgagggggggtggggggtggggggcgAGTGGGGCACCGAGGACGCCTGGGAGGCGCTGCCCAGCCAGCACg GGCCGCCCCCGGGCCGGCGGCAGCGGGAGCAGCAGCGGCGCCGCGAGCTCGAGGCCAAGCGCCGGGCGGCTCCGCGGGGCCCCGCAAAGCTGGGGGCACGGAAACTCGActga